In Lapillicoccus jejuensis, the DNA window CGTCGAGCGCGGCGCGCACGCACTGCGTGGCGACGTCGTTCTCGACCTGGGACCCGTGGGTCAGCCAGTTGCCGTAGGTGATCTCCGAGATCTTCAGACCGCTGTTGCCGAGGTAACGAAACTCCATACCTGCGAACCTACGACCCGTCCGCCACCGCGTCTCACCTGGTCGACCGGACGGCCCACCGCAGCGAGGTAGATAGGCACCTGGAGCAGGTACCCTGGTGCCATGGCCATCAACATCAAGCGCGAGCGGGTGCAGGAGCTGGCTCGGGAGGCGGCCGAGCGCACCGGCCGGTCGCAGACCGACGCGATCGAGACCGCGCTGGAGCGCTACCTCGCGGAGCTAGCGGCGGACGGCGACGACCGCGAGCTCCGGATCGACGAGCTGCTGGCCCGGGTGGACGCCGAGATGACCCCGCAGACGCGCGCCGCTCTGCTGTCGGACGACCTGTACGACGCCGACGGCCTCCCCCGGTGATCCTCGACTCGTCCGCCATCGTGGCCGTCCTGACCGGGGAGCCGCAACGGGCCGACATCCGACGAGTCGCTCGGACCGCCTCGCGACTCGGCATCTCCGCCGGGACCCTGCTCGAGGTCGGTGTCGTCGTCGACCGGCGGGGGCAGCCCCTGTTGTCCCGGCG includes these proteins:
- a CDS encoding type II toxin-antitoxin system VapB family antitoxin → MAINIKRERVQELAREAAERTGRSQTDAIETALERYLAELAADGDDRELRIDELLARVDAEMTPQTRAALLSDDLYDADGLPR